Proteins found in one Gigantopelta aegis isolate Gae_Host chromosome 12, Gae_host_genome, whole genome shotgun sequence genomic segment:
- the LOC121386439 gene encoding serine/threonine-protein kinase SIK3-like isoform X1, giving the protein MAAAKVTGRHSSGPGGPVRVGYYEMETTIGKGNFAVVKRASHIVTKTKVAIKIIDKTQLADDNLKKIFREIEIMKLLRHPHIVRLYQVMETERMLYLVTEYASGGEIFDHLVAHGRMNEKEARKKFKQIVAAVSYCHSRHIVHRDLKAENLLLDANLNIKIADFGFSNHFCPGSMLKTWCGSPPYAAPELFEGKEYDAPKVDVWSLGVVLYVLVCGALPFDGSTLQSLRSRVLSGKFRIPFFMSTDCENLIRHMLIVDPVKRLCVDSIIKHKWMNVSGEDPEFEQIISEYNRPETNCDSKSINLQILQYLEDLGFDRARTVKSVEDQCYDHHSAIYHLLLDKYRKHPRTLNNKSVAVLPSTLPPATRTERRSSITTGVVERVEVPVEVHEADPILPSQTTPLAPTHLSAISQVQFSQLTMFEDGNQSDSDEEPSPEALARYLAMRRHTVGVGDSRHEVPEDVRVKLAHHQPIIGMPQPSYFMPFGCLPDTNLPQNLPPVSSMYPPNFHVAEHNLLQPPQFAGQADHSLIGRRASDGGANIHLFSQHFQHQMCMDNRSGGSRETLATLSPTAGIPLPILSLQNSITLEEKEGCLSDQEPDSDAVNSYMINRGLLKRHTLAIANPMHEMQQQEFQARASLQSVRGRTRTGLLSPAERMSVRDSFKDVNSLHLPNERFSPVRRASDGLANIPKYQATYLEKLYNQTLGLGIGSSLGSPRHSSQSSLRQITHECQELQKQVSGLDAEKQSERQQQHALHRKQQQSFTTNPTLQRSPVPSPPLPGSPSFQRQQVQPATAETLSNNLYQHLQRLHLQQIQTTTAAAPFTRTSPPTLGSIISPPQPIIDHSTGQQNYTHLLQNLSQGLTPTHQRSSPPPVFQNLHIIQEDIHVDLSCPEDEEMQDISKQMTTGGGGGGHSSESVLISASAGRDVKHRQFVGTPQISITDTQGHVTAVSTADDDSAMDTKEAAATTAAATSRLSSTMSAGVAVCASAMTSVGGSPPGTSKSPAHQVSSPCGVAVGGPETFPKSQVLHTYPMHMFNSCINTDLSSIQPPVSALADLQHSELKSLYNTQYALSMNRMQRVSPPPRFRRHHTMREATNTFFQQPPPVIQNYPFIDFSTVPVVGSEQTFHNHSQFMDFHSVPTESVNVSSVNVSVDATTTTTTTISSISSDTVLDLSVADKKSDPRLAASHSPVVNNNSPSPSSPVNGCIYSDVRSCADPSNVLIDINPDLHKSVEDVLLAIKQMLDTRRPDVEYYCSDTMFQLRNNDLQMELEVCEGDMPRVQVRKLSGDNLLYTRLCNDLLSCVNN; this is encoded by the exons ACCATTTGGTAGCTCATGGGCGTATGAACGAGAAGGAGGCTCGCAAGAAGTTCAAGCAGATTGTCGCGGCCGTGTCGTACTGTCATAGTCGACACATCGTCCACCGAGACCTGAAGGCGGAAAACTTGCTACTTGATGCAAACCTCAACATCAAAATAGCAG attttgGTTTCAGCAATCACTTCTGTCCTGGTTCCATGCTGAAGACGTGGTGCGGCAGTCCACCCTACGCCGCACCGGAATTGTTTGAAGGCAAGGAGTACGACGCTCCTAAAGTCGATGTCTGG AGCCTCGGTGTGGTGCTGTATGTACTCGTGTGTGGTGCTCTTCCGTTTGATGGCAGCACACTACAGTCGCTGAGATCTCGGGTTCTCAGCGGGAAATTCCGCATTCCATTTTTCATGTCTACAG ACTGTGAGAATCTGATCCGCCACATGTTGATAGTGGACCCAGTGAAGAGGCTGTGTGTAGATAGTATTATCAAACACAAGTGGATGAACGTGTCGGGGGAGGACCCAGAGTTTGAGCAGATCATCAGCGAGTACAACCGTCCAGAGACCAACTGTGATTCCAAGTCGATCAACCTGCAGATTCTACAGTATTTAGAGGACCTCGGCTTCGACAGAGCGCGCACAGTGAAG TCTGTGGAAGACCAGTGTTACGACCACCACAGTGCCATCTACCACCTGCTCCTCGACAAGTACCGCAAACACCCGCGCACCCTCAACAACAAGTCAGTGGCGGTGCTGCCCTCTACCTTGCCGCCGGCCACCCGCACCGAACGTAGATCTAGTATTACCACCGGAGTCG TGGAGAGAGTGGAAGTGCCAGTAGAAGTTCACGAAGCTGATCCGATTCTTCCAAGTCAAACAACGCCACTCGCACCCACTCATCTCAGTGCCATATCTCAAGTGCAATTCTCCCAGCTCACGATG TTCGAGGATGGAAACCAGTCCGACTCGGACGAGGAACCATCCCCTGAGGCGCTGGCTCGCTACCTGGCGATGCGGCGACACACGGTGGGGGTGGGCGACTCGCGACATGAGGTCCCGGAGGACGTGCGCGTCAAGCTGGCGCACCACCAGCCGATAATCGGCATGCCGCAGCCGTCATACTTCATGCCGTTTGGCTGCCTTCCCGACACGAATCTTCCACAAAATCTGCCACCCGTGTCCAGCATGTACCCGCCAAACTTTCACGTCGCTGAGCACAACCTGTTACAGCCGCCACAGTTTGCTGGGCAAG CTGACCACAGTCTGATAGGGCGGCGTGCTTCGGACGGTGGGGCCAACATCCACCTGTTCAGCCAGCACTTCCAGCACCAGATGTGTATGGACAACCGATCAGGGGGGAGCCGCGAGACACTGGCCACCCTGTCGCCCACTGCCGGCATCCCACTGCCGATCCTCTCCCTGCAGAACTCGATCACCCTGGAGGAGAAGGAAGGCTGCCTGTCGGACCAGGAGCCTGACTCGGACGCCGTCAACAGCTACATGATAAACCGCGGCCTGTTGAAGCGCCACACGTTGGCTATCGCCAACCCCATGCACGAGATGCAGCAGCAGGAGTTCCAGGCAAGGGCGTCGCTGCAGTCCGTCCGCGGGCGAACGAGGACCGGTCTACTGTCGCCGGCGGAGAGAATGTCAG TTCGTGATTCGTTCAAGGATGTGAACAGTCTGCACCTCCCGAATGAGCGTTTCTCTCCGGTGCGCCGAGCAAGCGACGGCCTGGCGAACATTCCCAAGTACCAGGCCACCTACCTGGAGAAGCTGTACAACCAGACCCTGGGGCTGGGCATCGGCTCATCCCTGGGGAGTCCTCGACACAGCAGTCAGTCCAGTCTGAGGCAGATCACCCACGAGTGTCAGGAACTACAG AAACAGGTGAGCGGTCTGGATGCAGAGAAACAATCAGAACGACAGCAGCAACATGCACTACaccggaaacaacaacaatccttTACG ACCAATCCTACATTGCAGCGGTCTCCGGTACCATCTCCGCCTCTCCCCGGATCACCCAGTTTCCAACGGCAACAGGTGCAGCCAGCCACCGCGGAGACCCTCTCCAACAACCTGTACCAGCACCTGCAGCGTCTGCACCTGCAGCAGATCCAGACGACGACTGCAGCGGCGCCGTTTACACGAACCAGTCCACCGACCCTCGGTTCCATCATCAGCCCTCCACAGCCCATCATCGACCACTCCACCGGCCAACAGAACTACACCCACCTGCTACAGAACCTATCGCAGGGCCTGACGCCCACCCACCAGCGAAGCAGCCCCCCGCCTGTGTTCCAGAACCTGCACATCATCCAGGAGGACATCCACGTGGATCTGTCCTGCCCCGAGGACGAGGAGATGCAGGACATATCAAAACAGATGActactggtggtggtggtggtggtcacAGCAGTGAGAGTGTCCTAATCTCGGCCTCGGCTGGCCGCGATGTCAAGCACAGACAGTTTGTCGGAACACCGCAGATCAGCATCACTGATACTCAGGGTCACGTGACGGCCGTTTCCACGGCAGACGACGACAGTGCAATGGACACAAAAGAGGCAGCTGCCACCACCGCTGCTGCCACTTCCAGACTGTCGTCAACGATGTCTGCGGGGGTGGCGGTGTGTGCCAGTGCCATGACGTCGGTCGGCGGTTCACCGCCCGGGACGTCGAAGTCGCCAGCTCATCAAGTGTCGAGCCCGTGCGGGGTGGCGGTCGGTGGTCCGGAAACCTTCCCGAAGTCGCAGGTTCTCCACACGTACCCAATGCACATGTTCAACAGCTGCATCAACACGGACCTGTCGAGTATCCAACCCCCAGTGTCGGCGCTGGCGGACCTCCAGCACAGCGAGCTGAAGTCGCTGTACAACACGCAGTACGCTCTGAGCATGAACCGCATGCAGAGGGTGTCACCGCCGCCGCGCTTCAGGCGACACCACACGATGCGCGAGGCGACAAACACGTTCTTTCAGCAGCCGCCGCCGGTCATCCAGAACTACCCCTTCATCGACTTCAGCACAGTGCCCGTCGTCGGCAGCGAACAAACGTTTCACAACCATTCACAATTTATGGACTTCCATTCTGTGCCAACGGAGAGCGTTAATGTTAGCAGCGTTAATGTTAGTGTCgatgctaccactactactactaccaccatttCTTCAATCTCCTCGGACACTGTGCTCGATTTATCGGTGGCCGACAAAAAATCCGACCCCCGGTTAGCTGCTTCGCATTCCCCAGTAGTCAATAACAACTCCCCTTCCCCTTCTTCACCGGTGAACGGGTGCATTTATTCGGACGTGAGGTCATGCGCAGATCCGTCCAACGTTCTGATCGACATCAACCCGGACCTGCACAAGAGCGTGGAGGATGTGCTGTTGGCTATCAAACAGATGCTGGACACACGGCGGCCCGACGTGGAGTACTACTGCTCGGACACGATGTTCCAGCTGAGGAACAATGACCTGCAGATGGAGCTGGAGGTTTGTGAGGGCGATATGCCGCGCGTCCAAGTACGCAAGCTATCGGGTGATAATCTCCTGTACACGAGACTCTGCAATGACCTGCTGTCGTGTGTCAACAACTAG
- the LOC121386439 gene encoding serine/threonine-protein kinase SIK3-like isoform X2: MNEKEARKKFKQIVAAVSYCHSRHIVHRDLKAENLLLDANLNIKIADFGFSNHFCPGSMLKTWCGSPPYAAPELFEGKEYDAPKVDVWSLGVVLYVLVCGALPFDGSTLQSLRSRVLSGKFRIPFFMSTDCENLIRHMLIVDPVKRLCVDSIIKHKWMNVSGEDPEFEQIISEYNRPETNCDSKSINLQILQYLEDLGFDRARTVKSVEDQCYDHHSAIYHLLLDKYRKHPRTLNNKSVAVLPSTLPPATRTERRSSITTGVVERVEVPVEVHEADPILPSQTTPLAPTHLSAISQVQFSQLTMFEDGNQSDSDEEPSPEALARYLAMRRHTVGVGDSRHEVPEDVRVKLAHHQPIIGMPQPSYFMPFGCLPDTNLPQNLPPVSSMYPPNFHVAEHNLLQPPQFAGQADHSLIGRRASDGGANIHLFSQHFQHQMCMDNRSGGSRETLATLSPTAGIPLPILSLQNSITLEEKEGCLSDQEPDSDAVNSYMINRGLLKRHTLAIANPMHEMQQQEFQARASLQSVRGRTRTGLLSPAERMSVRDSFKDVNSLHLPNERFSPVRRASDGLANIPKYQATYLEKLYNQTLGLGIGSSLGSPRHSSQSSLRQITHECQELQKQVSGLDAEKQSERQQQHALHRKQQQSFTTNPTLQRSPVPSPPLPGSPSFQRQQVQPATAETLSNNLYQHLQRLHLQQIQTTTAAAPFTRTSPPTLGSIISPPQPIIDHSTGQQNYTHLLQNLSQGLTPTHQRSSPPPVFQNLHIIQEDIHVDLSCPEDEEMQDISKQMTTGGGGGGHSSESVLISASAGRDVKHRQFVGTPQISITDTQGHVTAVSTADDDSAMDTKEAAATTAAATSRLSSTMSAGVAVCASAMTSVGGSPPGTSKSPAHQVSSPCGVAVGGPETFPKSQVLHTYPMHMFNSCINTDLSSIQPPVSALADLQHSELKSLYNTQYALSMNRMQRVSPPPRFRRHHTMREATNTFFQQPPPVIQNYPFIDFSTVPVVGSEQTFHNHSQFMDFHSVPTESVNVSSVNVSVDATTTTTTTISSISSDTVLDLSVADKKSDPRLAASHSPVVNNNSPSPSSPVNGCIYSDVRSCADPSNVLIDINPDLHKSVEDVLLAIKQMLDTRRPDVEYYCSDTMFQLRNNDLQMELEVCEGDMPRVQVRKLSGDNLLYTRLCNDLLSCVNN; this comes from the exons ATGAACGAGAAGGAGGCTCGCAAGAAGTTCAAGCAGATTGTCGCGGCCGTGTCGTACTGTCATAGTCGACACATCGTCCACCGAGACCTGAAGGCGGAAAACTTGCTACTTGATGCAAACCTCAACATCAAAATAGCAG attttgGTTTCAGCAATCACTTCTGTCCTGGTTCCATGCTGAAGACGTGGTGCGGCAGTCCACCCTACGCCGCACCGGAATTGTTTGAAGGCAAGGAGTACGACGCTCCTAAAGTCGATGTCTGG AGCCTCGGTGTGGTGCTGTATGTACTCGTGTGTGGTGCTCTTCCGTTTGATGGCAGCACACTACAGTCGCTGAGATCTCGGGTTCTCAGCGGGAAATTCCGCATTCCATTTTTCATGTCTACAG ACTGTGAGAATCTGATCCGCCACATGTTGATAGTGGACCCAGTGAAGAGGCTGTGTGTAGATAGTATTATCAAACACAAGTGGATGAACGTGTCGGGGGAGGACCCAGAGTTTGAGCAGATCATCAGCGAGTACAACCGTCCAGAGACCAACTGTGATTCCAAGTCGATCAACCTGCAGATTCTACAGTATTTAGAGGACCTCGGCTTCGACAGAGCGCGCACAGTGAAG TCTGTGGAAGACCAGTGTTACGACCACCACAGTGCCATCTACCACCTGCTCCTCGACAAGTACCGCAAACACCCGCGCACCCTCAACAACAAGTCAGTGGCGGTGCTGCCCTCTACCTTGCCGCCGGCCACCCGCACCGAACGTAGATCTAGTATTACCACCGGAGTCG TGGAGAGAGTGGAAGTGCCAGTAGAAGTTCACGAAGCTGATCCGATTCTTCCAAGTCAAACAACGCCACTCGCACCCACTCATCTCAGTGCCATATCTCAAGTGCAATTCTCCCAGCTCACGATG TTCGAGGATGGAAACCAGTCCGACTCGGACGAGGAACCATCCCCTGAGGCGCTGGCTCGCTACCTGGCGATGCGGCGACACACGGTGGGGGTGGGCGACTCGCGACATGAGGTCCCGGAGGACGTGCGCGTCAAGCTGGCGCACCACCAGCCGATAATCGGCATGCCGCAGCCGTCATACTTCATGCCGTTTGGCTGCCTTCCCGACACGAATCTTCCACAAAATCTGCCACCCGTGTCCAGCATGTACCCGCCAAACTTTCACGTCGCTGAGCACAACCTGTTACAGCCGCCACAGTTTGCTGGGCAAG CTGACCACAGTCTGATAGGGCGGCGTGCTTCGGACGGTGGGGCCAACATCCACCTGTTCAGCCAGCACTTCCAGCACCAGATGTGTATGGACAACCGATCAGGGGGGAGCCGCGAGACACTGGCCACCCTGTCGCCCACTGCCGGCATCCCACTGCCGATCCTCTCCCTGCAGAACTCGATCACCCTGGAGGAGAAGGAAGGCTGCCTGTCGGACCAGGAGCCTGACTCGGACGCCGTCAACAGCTACATGATAAACCGCGGCCTGTTGAAGCGCCACACGTTGGCTATCGCCAACCCCATGCACGAGATGCAGCAGCAGGAGTTCCAGGCAAGGGCGTCGCTGCAGTCCGTCCGCGGGCGAACGAGGACCGGTCTACTGTCGCCGGCGGAGAGAATGTCAG TTCGTGATTCGTTCAAGGATGTGAACAGTCTGCACCTCCCGAATGAGCGTTTCTCTCCGGTGCGCCGAGCAAGCGACGGCCTGGCGAACATTCCCAAGTACCAGGCCACCTACCTGGAGAAGCTGTACAACCAGACCCTGGGGCTGGGCATCGGCTCATCCCTGGGGAGTCCTCGACACAGCAGTCAGTCCAGTCTGAGGCAGATCACCCACGAGTGTCAGGAACTACAG AAACAGGTGAGCGGTCTGGATGCAGAGAAACAATCAGAACGACAGCAGCAACATGCACTACaccggaaacaacaacaatccttTACG ACCAATCCTACATTGCAGCGGTCTCCGGTACCATCTCCGCCTCTCCCCGGATCACCCAGTTTCCAACGGCAACAGGTGCAGCCAGCCACCGCGGAGACCCTCTCCAACAACCTGTACCAGCACCTGCAGCGTCTGCACCTGCAGCAGATCCAGACGACGACTGCAGCGGCGCCGTTTACACGAACCAGTCCACCGACCCTCGGTTCCATCATCAGCCCTCCACAGCCCATCATCGACCACTCCACCGGCCAACAGAACTACACCCACCTGCTACAGAACCTATCGCAGGGCCTGACGCCCACCCACCAGCGAAGCAGCCCCCCGCCTGTGTTCCAGAACCTGCACATCATCCAGGAGGACATCCACGTGGATCTGTCCTGCCCCGAGGACGAGGAGATGCAGGACATATCAAAACAGATGActactggtggtggtggtggtggtcacAGCAGTGAGAGTGTCCTAATCTCGGCCTCGGCTGGCCGCGATGTCAAGCACAGACAGTTTGTCGGAACACCGCAGATCAGCATCACTGATACTCAGGGTCACGTGACGGCCGTTTCCACGGCAGACGACGACAGTGCAATGGACACAAAAGAGGCAGCTGCCACCACCGCTGCTGCCACTTCCAGACTGTCGTCAACGATGTCTGCGGGGGTGGCGGTGTGTGCCAGTGCCATGACGTCGGTCGGCGGTTCACCGCCCGGGACGTCGAAGTCGCCAGCTCATCAAGTGTCGAGCCCGTGCGGGGTGGCGGTCGGTGGTCCGGAAACCTTCCCGAAGTCGCAGGTTCTCCACACGTACCCAATGCACATGTTCAACAGCTGCATCAACACGGACCTGTCGAGTATCCAACCCCCAGTGTCGGCGCTGGCGGACCTCCAGCACAGCGAGCTGAAGTCGCTGTACAACACGCAGTACGCTCTGAGCATGAACCGCATGCAGAGGGTGTCACCGCCGCCGCGCTTCAGGCGACACCACACGATGCGCGAGGCGACAAACACGTTCTTTCAGCAGCCGCCGCCGGTCATCCAGAACTACCCCTTCATCGACTTCAGCACAGTGCCCGTCGTCGGCAGCGAACAAACGTTTCACAACCATTCACAATTTATGGACTTCCATTCTGTGCCAACGGAGAGCGTTAATGTTAGCAGCGTTAATGTTAGTGTCgatgctaccactactactactaccaccatttCTTCAATCTCCTCGGACACTGTGCTCGATTTATCGGTGGCCGACAAAAAATCCGACCCCCGGTTAGCTGCTTCGCATTCCCCAGTAGTCAATAACAACTCCCCTTCCCCTTCTTCACCGGTGAACGGGTGCATTTATTCGGACGTGAGGTCATGCGCAGATCCGTCCAACGTTCTGATCGACATCAACCCGGACCTGCACAAGAGCGTGGAGGATGTGCTGTTGGCTATCAAACAGATGCTGGACACACGGCGGCCCGACGTGGAGTACTACTGCTCGGACACGATGTTCCAGCTGAGGAACAATGACCTGCAGATGGAGCTGGAGGTTTGTGAGGGCGATATGCCGCGCGTCCAAGTACGCAAGCTATCGGGTGATAATCTCCTGTACACGAGACTCTGCAATGACCTGCTGTCGTGTGTCAACAACTAG